Genomic window (Victivallis lenta):
AGGTTGAGCCGGGTCACTATTACGTGGTCGGCGACAACCGTTCGCAGGGGATCAACGAACACATCTTCGGCAGCGTGCGCGCGGACCGCATCGTCGGTTCCCCCATCTGGTGACCCGGATACCGGCTTTCAGAGAATACCGGTGTGTTCGAGCAGGATCTTGAGTCCGATGAGGACGATGGCGGTTCCGCCGGCTGCCATCATGATTCTTTCGCCGGCCAGCGTTCCGAGCTTGCGCCCGAGCAGAACGCCGGACGCCGAAGCCAGCGCGGTCACAATCCCCATGGCCGCCGCCGGCAGCCAGATGCCGGTTCCGGCGAAGGCGAGGCTCGCGCCGACCGCCAGCGCGTCGAGACTGGTCGCCACGGCGGGGATGAAAAGCGCTTTGGGAGCGAAGAAATCCGGCGGGCAGCTGCATTCGCCGCCTTCCTTCCGCCGCTCCTCTTCGGATTCCGGCCGGATTCCCTCATAGATCATTTGGCCGCCGACGACTCCGAGCAGCAGAAACGCGAGCCAGTGATCAACCGCCGCAACCACTCCGGCCAGCAGCGTTGCCGCGAAGTAGCCGATGAGCGGCATGACGATCTGGAACGTCCCGAAGAAAGCCGCCGCATTCACGGCGTTCCGCCGGCAACGGCCGGTGCGGTCGCAGAGCGCGCCGCCCACCGAAACCGCGAAAGCGTCGATCGACACGCTTACGGCGAGAATCAGTACTGCTGCAGAAGACATCGTTTCTCCGGGAAAGAAAAAAGCGGCATTCCGCCGCTTTCGCAATGATTTATTTCATCAGCATCGCCATGACGGCTTTTTGAACGTGGAGACGGTTTTCCGCCTCGTCGAAGACGATCGACCGCTTCGGATCATCCATTACGCCGGCCGAAACCTCCTCGCCGCGATGGGCGGGCAGGCAGTGCAGGAACTTCGCATCCGGCTTCGCAACGGAGAACAGCTTCTCGTTGACCTGGTACGGGGCGAAGAGCTTCATGCGCCGCTCGCGCTCCTCCTCGAAGCCCATGCTGACCCAGACGTCGGTGTAGAAATAGTCGACACCGGCGGCGGCCTTCATCGGGTCCGCCTCCCAGCTCACGTTGGAGCATCCGGCGTAGAGCGCCCGGTCGGGCTGCTCCTCCGCCGGGGAGCAGAGCACAAGCTCCATGCCGGTCAGCCGCGCGGCGAGGATCAGCGAATTCGCGATGTTGCTGCGCGCGTCGCCGTAGAACGCCATTCTGATCGACCCGTCGGTCCGCCCGGAATACTCCCGGATGGTGAGCAAGTCGGCCAGAATCTGGCACGGATGGTATTCGTCGGTCAGCGCATTGATGACCGGAATGTCCGCTTCGCGCGCCAGCTCTTCGACTTCGGCGTGTGAGAAGGTCCGGATCACGATGCCGTGCAGGTAACGGCTCAGCACTTTGGCCGTATCCGCCACCGTCTCGCCGCGGCCGATCTGCATCTTGCTCTGATCGAGATAGAGCGGGCGGCCGCCGAGCTCGCCGACGCCGACTTCGAACGAGACCCGGGTCCGGGTCGAGGATTTCGCGAAAATCAGCCCGACGCTCTTGCCGGCCAGCGGCGTGAACGCGGTTTTGCCGCGTTCGGCCTTGAGCTTCGACGCGAGTTCGAAAATATGTTCCAGATCGTCCCGGGTGATGTCCCGGAGCGTCAAAAGGTCCTTCTTCATCGGTTATCCCTCCTGTATGGCGGCATTCAGCTCTTCGAGAGCGGCCGCGATTTTGCCGATTCCTTCATCGGCTTCGGCGCGGGTCAGGTTCAGCGGCGGCAGCAGCCGCAGCACGGTTTCTCCGGCGGTCAGAACGACCAGATTCCGCTTGAGGCAGAGTCCGGCCAGCGTCGCCGCCTCGCGGTCGAGGACGACGCCGATCATGAGGCCCATGCCGCGGACGCCCTTGACGAACGGATATTTCTTCCCGAGCTCCCCGAGCTGCCGCCGCAGGTATTCGCCCTGTTCCCGGCAGTTTTCAAGCACGCCTTCATTGTCGAACGCCTCCTGCACCGCGAGCGCGGCGGCGGAGACGAGCGCCGTTCCGCCGAAGGTGCTCGCATGGGTTCCCGGCGTCAGCGTATCGGCGTATTTGCGTTTCGTGATGAAGCCTCCCATCGGCAGGCCGTTCGCAATCGCCTTGGCCATCGAGAACGCATCGGGTTCGACGCCGAAGCTCTGCCAGGCGAAACGAGTGCCGATCCGGCCCATGCCGCACTGCACTTCGTCGAAGAGCAGCAGGATGCCCTTTTCGTCGCAGAGTGCGCGGACCTGCTTCAGATATTCCAGATCGGCCGGCAGGATGCCGCCTTCGCCCTGCACCGGCTCGAGAACGACGGCGCAGGTTTTATCATTAACCGCATTTTTCAGCGCTTCGATATCGTTGAACGGCACCTGCCGGAAACCCGGCATATCCGGTTCGAAGCCCTTGCGGTATTTCGCGCGTCCGGTGGCGGCCAGTGTGGCAAGGGTCCGCCCGTGGAACGAATTGTCCATCGAGATGATCTCGTTGCGCCCGGAGGCGTTGCCGATTTTGCGGGCGAGCTTGAACATCCCCTCGTTGGCTTCGGCGCCGGAGTTGGCGAAGAACACCACGCCGTCGAAGCAGTTTTCGATCAGCTTTTCGGCGAGGCGCGGCATGACTTCGTTCATATAGAGATTCGAAACATGCACGAGCGTCGCGGCCTGTTTCCGGACCGCGGCGGTCACGCCCGGGTGGCAGTGCCCGAGGTTGCAGACGGAGATTCCGGTGGCGAAGTCGAGATATTCGCGGCCGTCGGCGTCCCAAAGGCGCGCGCCTTCACCTCGCACGAAGAGAATCTTCGGCGCATAGGTGGGCATCACGTACTTCCGGTACCGTTCGACGGTGGCCTCATAAAGGTTTTCCATGATTATCGACTCCTTAGTTTTGGAAAACACTCACCTGAGTTTATGTGAGTGAAAATCGTTACTATAACACGATTTCATGAAAATGCAAGTCGATTCCGGAAATAAAAACGACGGAGAGAGAATGTCGTCGCCGGGAGGCGGAAA
Coding sequences:
- a CDS encoding manganese efflux pump MntP family protein, producing the protein MSSAAVLILAVSVSIDAFAVSVGGALCDRTGRCRRNAVNAAAFFGTFQIVMPLIGYFAATLLAGVVAAVDHWLAFLLLGVVGGQMIYEGIRPESEEERRKEGGECSCPPDFFAPKALFIPAVATSLDALAVGASLAFAGTGIWLPAAAMGIVTALASASGVLLGRKLGTLAGERIMMAAGGTAIVLIGLKILLEHTGIL
- a CDS encoding aspartate aminotransferase family protein; the protein is MENLYEATVERYRKYVMPTYAPKILFVRGEGARLWDADGREYLDFATGISVCNLGHCHPGVTAAVRKQAATLVHVSNLYMNEVMPRLAEKLIENCFDGVVFFANSGAEANEGMFKLARKIGNASGRNEIISMDNSFHGRTLATLAATGRAKYRKGFEPDMPGFRQVPFNDIEALKNAVNDKTCAVVLEPVQGEGGILPADLEYLKQVRALCDEKGILLLFDEVQCGMGRIGTRFAWQSFGVEPDAFSMAKAIANGLPMGGFITKRKYADTLTPGTHASTFGGTALVSAAALAVQEAFDNEGVLENCREQGEYLRRQLGELGKKYPFVKGVRGMGLMIGVVLDREAATLAGLCLKRNLVVLTAGETVLRLLPPLNLTRAEADEGIGKIAAALEELNAAIQEG
- the argF gene encoding ornithine carbamoyltransferase, which produces MKKDLLTLRDITRDDLEHIFELASKLKAERGKTAFTPLAGKSVGLIFAKSSTRTRVSFEVGVGELGGRPLYLDQSKMQIGRGETVADTAKVLSRYLHGIVIRTFSHAEVEELAREADIPVINALTDEYHPCQILADLLTIREYSGRTDGSIRMAFYGDARSNIANSLILAARLTGMELVLCSPAEEQPDRALYAGCSNVSWEADPMKAAAGVDYFYTDVWVSMGFEEERERRMKLFAPYQVNEKLFSVAKPDAKFLHCLPAHRGEEVSAGVMDDPKRSIVFDEAENRLHVQKAVMAMLMK